A DNA window from Sphingomonas profundi contains the following coding sequences:
- a CDS encoding acyl-CoA thioesterase → MIEAIDGIVSTAPFVARRQVAWADCDPAGVVFAGNYYLYALWTYDLYRARRLAIDHEMAPAPMKAASIVHHAPLYPGDMVDLAVRPIRISTSTFSLAIAAAKGGQPIFDAELTFICRAAEAWTSRPVPQALRDLLLADAQANGVDLRSPA, encoded by the coding sequence ATGATCGAGGCGATCGACGGCATCGTCTCGACCGCGCCGTTCGTCGCGCGGCGGCAGGTGGCCTGGGCGGACTGCGACCCGGCAGGCGTCGTCTTCGCCGGCAACTATTATCTCTACGCGCTCTGGACCTACGACCTCTATCGCGCGCGCCGGCTGGCGATCGATCACGAGATGGCGCCCGCACCGATGAAGGCCGCGTCGATCGTCCATCATGCGCCCTTGTATCCCGGCGACATGGTCGATCTCGCCGTGCGCCCGATCCGGATCAGCACGTCCACCTTCTCGCTGGCGATCGCCGCGGCGAAGGGCGGGCAGCCGATCTTCGACGCCGAACTCACCTTCATCTGCCGCGCGGCCGAGGCCTGGACGTCGCGACCCGTGCCCCAAGCGCTGCGCGATCTGCTGCTGGCCGACGCGCAGGCGAACGGCGTGGACCTGAGGAGCCCCGCATGA
- a CDS encoding AMP-binding protein has product MTRVRSPMPGVVYMDDATIDHYVREGVLTDEPLIAAFSASFDRHADRVALSEPGVEITYRALQTITDRGAAALHRLGLRPGDRALFQMRNCKELVYAVFACLKLGVIPVCTLAAHRAQEIGYLGNHSAAKLHFVHADDFRFDMVAFARGMQAIVPSVAQVLTVRATGDMEGATSFERLIEAEDAEEAKALVAGIDHDPYQVALFQLSGGTSGVPKIIPRFSNEYRYTIQTVIDWLGFDRDIVSFTPNPLMHNAPMSCYWMPALMLGGEVAIAGGPSLAEIEHVLAERRPTWIALAKVHMLRLKENGAVDRLSFDNVFGFVVTDSAGPLREMVGAPCLPIFGMTEGLLAFVRRQDPVAAADATVGRPTSPHDELRFVTPGTETDVAEGEIGELLVRGPCTIRGYYDAPERNDEAFTQDGFYRSGDLMRVTAIGGDRYLVFEGRVKDVVDRGGEKINCAEVENALILHPAIGAAACVAMPDPLYGQRLCAFVVARDGMTAVTLGDIGAFLEAHGLAKFKWPERIEMVDTLPETTSGKVSKPMMRDIIAARLRDEAAAADPTGVSA; this is encoded by the coding sequence ATGACCCGTGTCCGAAGCCCGATGCCGGGCGTCGTCTACATGGATGACGCCACCATCGATCATTATGTCCGAGAGGGCGTGCTGACCGACGAGCCGCTGATCGCCGCCTTCTCCGCCAGCTTCGATCGCCATGCGGATCGCGTCGCCTTGTCGGAACCCGGCGTGGAGATCACCTACCGCGCGTTGCAGACGATCACGGATCGCGGGGCCGCCGCGCTCCACCGGCTCGGCCTGCGCCCCGGCGACCGCGCGCTGTTCCAGATGCGGAACTGCAAGGAGCTGGTCTACGCCGTCTTCGCGTGCCTGAAGCTCGGCGTCATTCCCGTCTGCACGCTCGCGGCGCACCGCGCGCAGGAGATTGGCTATCTCGGCAACCATTCGGCGGCGAAGCTCCACTTCGTCCATGCGGACGATTTCCGCTTCGACATGGTGGCCTTCGCGCGCGGGATGCAGGCCATCGTGCCCAGCGTCGCGCAGGTGCTTACCGTTCGCGCGACGGGCGACATGGAAGGCGCGACATCGTTCGAGCGGCTGATCGAGGCCGAGGATGCGGAGGAGGCGAAGGCGCTGGTCGCCGGCATCGACCACGATCCTTATCAGGTCGCGCTGTTCCAGCTTTCCGGCGGCACCAGCGGCGTGCCCAAGATCATCCCGCGTTTCAGCAACGAATATCGCTACACCATCCAGACGGTGATCGACTGGCTGGGCTTCGATCGCGACATCGTGTCGTTCACGCCCAACCCGCTCATGCACAACGCGCCGATGTCCTGCTACTGGATGCCGGCCTTGATGCTGGGCGGCGAGGTGGCGATCGCCGGCGGGCCGTCGCTCGCCGAGATCGAGCATGTGCTGGCCGAGCGGCGACCGACGTGGATCGCGCTCGCCAAGGTCCACATGCTCCGCCTGAAAGAGAATGGCGCGGTGGACCGCCTGTCGTTCGACAATGTGTTCGGCTTCGTCGTCACCGACAGCGCGGGTCCGCTGCGCGAGATGGTCGGCGCGCCGTGCCTGCCGATTTTCGGGATGACCGAAGGGCTGCTCGCCTTCGTGCGTCGCCAGGATCCGGTCGCCGCCGCCGATGCGACGGTCGGGCGGCCGACCTCGCCGCACGACGAGCTTCGCTTCGTTACGCCGGGCACCGAGACCGACGTGGCGGAGGGCGAGATCGGCGAGTTGCTGGTGCGCGGGCCGTGCACGATCCGGGGCTATTACGACGCGCCCGAGCGCAACGACGAAGCTTTCACCCAGGACGGCTTCTATCGCTCGGGCGATCTGATGCGCGTCACCGCGATCGGGGGCGATCGCTACCTCGTGTTCGAGGGTCGCGTGAAGGATGTGGTCGATCGCGGGGGCGAGAAGATCAACTGCGCCGAGGTGGAGAACGCCCTGATCCTCCATCCGGCGATCGGCGCCGCCGCCTGCGTCGCGATGCCGGACCCACTCTACGGCCAGAGGTTATGCGCGTTCGTCGTCGCGCGGGACGGCATGACGGCCGTGACGCTCGGGGACATCGGCGCGTTCCTGGAGGCGCACGGCCTGGCGAAGTTCAAATGGCCGGAGCGGATCGAGATGGTCGACACGTTGCCCGAAACGACATCTGGCAAGGTGTCGAAGCCGATGATGCGCGACATCATCGCCGCGCGGCTGCGCGACGAGGCCGCCGCCGCCGATCCGACCGGGGTTTCCGCATAA
- a CDS encoding FAD-dependent monooxygenase: MRIAIVGGGPGGLFFARLYKRHRPDAQVRIFEQNPDDATFGFGVTLGGSSLGQLAAADPETTERLSAAMVFDEAQVIHLNGTDVPIHYAKPGGSIARLRLLQILREAAREVGVEVAFDTRVASSRDLDGYDLIVAADGVNSTIRQEHGDAFGTECRILTNHFAWYGVGRAMSPNALVFRDALGGRFVAHYYAYTPEMSTFVGECDDETWTAAGLDAMSDADRRAVLEDVFAPELAGAPLIENRSIWRQFPAITNARWHHANIVLIGDALRSAHFSIGSGTRLAMEDAQALFEAMAANDAVADALPAFVARRQPARDRFGEAAERSFEWYERIATGMAQQPIDFAYDFMTRTGRVDDARLESYAPSFARLYRDSRASMAATS; the protein is encoded by the coding sequence ATGAGGATCGCGATCGTCGGCGGCGGGCCTGGCGGCCTGTTCTTCGCCCGCCTCTACAAGCGGCACCGGCCCGATGCCCAGGTCCGCATCTTCGAGCAGAACCCGGACGATGCCACCTTCGGCTTCGGCGTGACGCTCGGCGGCAGCTCGCTGGGCCAATTGGCGGCGGCGGATCCGGAGACGACCGAGCGGCTGTCGGCCGCGATGGTCTTCGACGAAGCGCAGGTGATCCACCTCAACGGCACCGACGTGCCGATCCACTATGCCAAGCCCGGCGGCAGCATCGCGCGGCTGCGCCTGCTCCAGATCCTGCGCGAGGCGGCGCGCGAGGTCGGCGTCGAGGTGGCGTTCGACACGCGCGTCGCGAGCAGTCGCGATCTCGACGGCTACGACCTGATCGTCGCGGCCGACGGCGTGAACTCGACCATCCGCCAGGAACATGGCGACGCGTTCGGCACGGAATGCCGCATCCTCACCAACCATTTCGCCTGGTATGGCGTGGGCCGCGCCATGTCTCCCAACGCGCTCGTCTTCCGCGATGCGCTGGGTGGCCGCTTCGTCGCGCATTATTATGCCTATACGCCGGAGATGAGCACGTTCGTCGGCGAGTGTGACGACGAGACGTGGACGGCGGCGGGGCTGGACGCGATGAGCGACGCCGATCGCCGCGCGGTGCTGGAGGATGTGTTCGCCCCCGAACTGGCCGGCGCGCCCCTGATCGAGAACCGATCGATCTGGCGGCAATTCCCGGCGATCACCAATGCCCGCTGGCATCACGCGAATATCGTTCTGATCGGCGACGCGCTCCGCAGTGCGCATTTCTCGATCGGATCGGGCACGCGGCTCGCCATGGAGGACGCGCAGGCCTTGTTCGAGGCGATGGCCGCGAACGACGCGGTGGCCGACGCGCTCCCCGCCTTCGTGGCGCGGCGCCAGCCGGCCCGCGACCGCTTCGGCGAGGCGGCCGAGCGCAGCTTCGAATGGTATGAGCGGATCGCGACCGGCATGGCGCAACAGCCGATCGACTTCGCCTACGACTTCATGACCCGCACCGGCCGCGTCGACGATGCGCGGCTGGAAAGCTATGCGCCGAGCTTCGCCCGCCTCTATCGCGACAGTCGCGCCAGCATGGCCGCGACATCATGA
- a CDS encoding hydantoinase/oxoprolinase family protein, with the protein MGHVIGIDVGGTFTDAVAISAEGGMVSAKTPSTPPDYGEGVLNAVEILAAELGITTEALLGDTDYIAHGTTSSLNALVMGKVPDVGFITTIGHRDAIYIMNVEGRYLGRPQHELQDVMRQAKPRGIVPRRLAREVVERIDRAGTVVVALDEEQARGVIRDILAQGVRAIAVSLLWAFRNPAHEQRLRELIREQDADVFVALSSEVSPRIREFARHSTTIMSTQIGPGLALYLAELEDKLRGRGLRGSLLVMQSSGGAIAAGEAAASAITTIGGVLTGGVVGCVHLAERLGHRNVIATDVGGTTFLAGLVVDGEPVRASATIVNQFPVNVPTLRVEAIGSGGGAIAWIDTGGNLHVGPASAQASPGPACYGAGGTEPTNTDANLVLGILPETGLLGGLRPIRKDLAIEAIRTRIAEPLGLSVEDAAAAIHAVQNAQTGDLLRKIVVESGYDPRDFTIYAFGGAGPAHCAAYAAEVGVTQVVVPLGPVASAFSAFGLAVSDIVLVREHSDPMTAPFDPARVEANFARLETEVLDALKRQGIPLDRVEVHREIDMRYGLQLGEVTAPVAAGSLDTAAVEESVAEFERRYARLYGEGSGFREAGIHGITFRVRGVGVLKVEPNFEELAPAPGEDPSSALAERRLVCLDGRKGFVSTPIYDYRLLRAGHLIEGPAVIQVPTTSVVVPDGMRGEIDRFGNLHIETRRKVVPLASKRSFA; encoded by the coding sequence ATGGGCCATGTGATCGGCATCGACGTCGGCGGCACCTTTACCGATGCGGTTGCCATCAGCGCGGAAGGCGGCATGGTTTCGGCCAAGACCCCGTCCACCCCGCCCGATTACGGCGAAGGCGTGCTGAACGCGGTGGAGATCCTCGCGGCCGAACTCGGCATCACCACCGAGGCGCTGCTGGGCGATACCGACTATATCGCGCACGGGACGACCTCGTCGCTGAACGCGCTCGTCATGGGCAAGGTGCCCGATGTGGGCTTCATCACCACGATCGGCCATCGCGACGCGATCTACATCATGAATGTGGAGGGCCGCTATCTCGGCCGGCCGCAGCACGAATTGCAGGACGTGATGCGCCAGGCCAAGCCGCGCGGCATCGTACCCCGCCGCCTCGCCCGCGAGGTGGTCGAGCGTATCGATCGCGCCGGCACCGTCGTCGTGGCGCTGGACGAGGAGCAGGCGCGCGGCGTCATCCGCGACATATTGGCCCAGGGTGTCCGCGCCATCGCCGTCTCGCTCCTGTGGGCGTTCCGCAATCCGGCGCACGAGCAGCGCCTGCGGGAGCTGATCCGCGAGCAGGACGCGGACGTGTTCGTCGCCCTCTCCTCCGAGGTAAGCCCGCGCATCCGCGAGTTCGCGCGACATTCGACCACGATCATGAGCACGCAGATCGGCCCGGGCCTCGCGCTCTACCTGGCCGAGCTTGAGGACAAGTTGCGCGGGCGCGGCCTGCGGGGCTCGCTGCTCGTCATGCAGAGCTCGGGCGGCGCGATCGCGGCGGGCGAGGCGGCGGCGTCCGCGATCACCACGATCGGCGGGGTTCTCACGGGCGGCGTGGTCGGCTGCGTCCACCTCGCCGAGCGGCTGGGCCACAGGAACGTGATCGCCACGGACGTCGGCGGCACCACCTTCCTCGCCGGTCTCGTCGTCGATGGCGAGCCGGTGCGGGCCTCGGCGACGATCGTCAACCAGTTCCCGGTCAACGTGCCGACCTTGCGGGTGGAGGCGATCGGATCGGGCGGCGGCGCGATCGCCTGGATCGACACGGGCGGCAACCTCCATGTCGGCCCCGCCTCCGCGCAGGCGAGCCCCGGCCCGGCCTGCTACGGCGCGGGCGGCACCGAACCGACCAACACCGACGCCAATCTGGTTCTCGGCATCCTGCCCGAGACCGGCCTGCTCGGCGGGCTGCGGCCGATCCGCAAGGATCTGGCGATCGAAGCGATCCGCACCCGTATCGCCGAGCCGCTTGGCCTGTCCGTCGAGGATGCGGCGGCCGCGATCCACGCCGTGCAGAATGCCCAGACCGGAGACCTTCTGCGCAAGATCGTGGTGGAAAGCGGCTACGATCCGCGCGACTTCACCATCTACGCCTTTGGCGGCGCCGGTCCGGCGCATTGCGCGGCCTATGCGGCGGAGGTCGGCGTCACCCAGGTGGTGGTGCCGCTGGGTCCGGTGGCGTCGGCCTTCTCAGCCTTCGGCCTTGCCGTGTCGGACATCGTGCTCGTCCGCGAACATTCCGATCCGATGACGGCGCCGTTCGATCCGGCGCGCGTCGAAGCCAATTTCGCGCGGCTGGAGACCGAGGTTCTGGACGCGCTGAAGCGCCAGGGCATCCCCCTCGATCGCGTCGAAGTGCATCGCGAGATCGACATGCGCTACGGGCTTCAGCTGGGCGAGGTCACGGCTCCGGTCGCCGCCGGCAGCCTCGACACCGCCGCCGTCGAGGAGAGCGTCGCCGAGTTCGAGCGGCGCTATGCGCGCCTCTACGGCGAGGGCAGCGGCTTCCGCGAGGCGGGCATCCACGGCATCACCTTCCGCGTGCGCGGCGTCGGCGTGCTGAAGGTGGAGCCCAATTTCGAGGAACTGGCGCCGGCGCCGGGTGAAGACCCCTCCTCCGCGCTCGCGGAACGCCGCCTGGTCTGTCTCGATGGGCGCAAGGGCTTCGTCTCGACGCCGATCTACGATTATCGCCTGCTGCGCGCCGGCCATCTGATCGAGGGACCCGCCGTTATCCAGGTGCCGACCACCTCGGTCGTCGTGCCGGACGGCATGCGCGGCGAGATCGATCGCTTCGGCAATCTTCACATCGAGACGCGACGCAAGGTCGTGCCGCTGGCATCAAAGAGGAGTTTCGCCTGA